One window from the genome of Deinococcus reticulitermitis encodes:
- a CDS encoding AzlC family ABC transporter permease codes for MTAPGFFPPFWRGFRVMVPLWLGTVPFAVAYAVTARAAGLSVAETCLMSLTTFAGAAQFAAAGLFGAGASGLSIVLTTALLNARHVLYGLSLARQLNLTGKQRLLAAQFLTDEAYGVVAVHGPREPGGLSFPFLLGAELSLYVSWNLTTLLGALAGAVLPGPERLGVGVIFPLAFLGLLIPLLRDRVSVLVALASGLGAWGLSRALPGGLVILIAGACGALLGAALLTRAGKENG; via the coding sequence ATGACGGCCCCCGGCTTTTTCCCCCCGTTCTGGCGCGGCTTCCGGGTGATGGTGCCGCTGTGGCTCGGCACGGTGCCGTTTGCCGTCGCCTACGCGGTCACGGCGCGGGCGGCGGGGCTGTCGGTCGCGGAAACCTGCCTGATGAGCCTGACCACCTTCGCGGGAGCGGCGCAGTTCGCGGCGGCAGGACTCTTCGGCGCGGGGGCCTCGGGGCTGAGCATCGTGCTGACCACGGCGCTGCTGAACGCCCGGCATGTGCTCTACGGCCTGAGCCTCGCGCGGCAGCTGAACCTTACGGGGAAGCAGCGTCTCCTGGCCGCGCAGTTTCTGACCGACGAGGCCTACGGGGTGGTGGCGGTGCATGGCCCGCGTGAGCCGGGTGGCCTGAGTTTTCCTTTTCTGCTCGGCGCCGAACTCAGCCTCTACGTGTCGTGGAACCTGACCACGTTGCTCGGCGCGCTCGCGGGGGCCGTGCTGCCGGGCCCGGAGCGCCTCGGCGTCGGCGTGATCTTTCCGCTCGCCTTCCTCGGCCTGCTGATTCCGCTGCTGCGCGACCGGGTGAGCGTGCTGGTCGCGCTCGCCTCGGGCCTCGGGGCGTGGGGACTGTCGCGCGCCCTGCCGGGCGGCCTCGTGATCCTGATCGCGGGCGCTTGCGGGGCGCTGCTGGGCGCGGCCCTGCTGACCCGGGCGGGGAAGGAGAACGGGTGA
- a CDS encoding AzlD domain-containing protein, with protein MSVLATLLLMWAVTYPARLLGLGLGRLSLPPFWLNFLRFVPVSVFAALIVPDVLGSPEWPLRLFACVAGGLLLWRTRGLAAGILGGFAAYWLARALSGG; from the coding sequence GTGAGCGTCCTCGCCACGCTGCTGCTGATGTGGGCGGTGACGTATCCGGCGCGGCTGCTCGGGCTGGGCCTGGGCCGGCTTTCGCTGCCGCCCTTCTGGCTGAATTTCCTCCGCTTCGTGCCGGTGAGCGTGTTCGCCGCCCTGATCGTGCCCGACGTGCTCGGCAGCCCCGAATGGCCGCTGCGGCTGTTTGCCTGCGTGGCAGGGGGGCTGCTGCTGTGGCGCACGCGCGGGCTGGCGGCAGGCATCCTGGGGGGTTTTGCGGCGTACTGGCTGGCGCGCGCCCTGAGCGGCGGCTGA
- a CDS encoding SMP-30/gluconolactonase/LRE family protein produces the protein MTLQATRPEFLDLFPEGAAPRRLAGDLTWAEGPVYVPQRGAVIFSDVRQNRTWRWTDAGALEVEMEPSHHQNGHCLDAEGRLVACSHGLRALVRQDHAGGEWTVLAERFGGRRLNSPNDVTLAPDGSLWFTDPTYGLDKPEEGYGGEKEQPGNYVYRVAPDGELTAPIRDREKPNGVAFLKSGELLVADTGDGQTHRYRVTDAGEVDYAGVHFSVSPGKTDGLRVDEAGRIWASAGDGVHVLTPEGKELGRVLTPHTTSNLCFGGPRGTTLYLTVSSEFWAVETKVKGG, from the coding sequence ATGACCCTCCAGGCCACCCGCCCCGAGTTTCTGGACCTCTTCCCCGAGGGCGCCGCGCCGCGCCGGCTCGCCGGGGACCTGACCTGGGCCGAGGGGCCGGTGTACGTGCCGCAGCGGGGGGCCGTAATCTTCAGCGACGTGCGCCAGAACCGCACCTGGCGCTGGACCGACGCGGGCGCCCTGGAGGTCGAGATGGAGCCGAGCCACCACCAGAACGGCCACTGCCTCGACGCCGAGGGGCGGCTGGTCGCCTGCTCACACGGGCTGCGCGCCCTGGTGCGCCAGGACCACGCGGGGGGCGAGTGGACGGTGCTCGCCGAGCGCTTCGGGGGTCGGCGGCTGAACAGCCCCAACGACGTGACCCTCGCCCCGGACGGCAGCCTGTGGTTCACCGATCCCACCTACGGCCTCGACAAGCCGGAGGAAGGTTACGGCGGCGAGAAGGAGCAGCCGGGAAACTACGTCTACCGCGTGGCTCCGGACGGTGAACTCACGGCGCCCATCCGCGACCGGGAAAAGCCGAACGGCGTCGCCTTCCTGAAGTCGGGCGAGCTGCTCGTGGCCGACACCGGGGACGGCCAGACCCACCGCTACCGGGTCACGGACGCCGGCGAGGTCGACTATGCGGGTGTCCACTTCAGCGTCTCGCCCGGCAAGACCGACGGCCTGCGGGTGGACGAGGCCGGGCGCATCTGGGCAAGCGCCGGCGACGGCGTGCATGTGCTGACGCCGGAAGGCAAGGAACTCGGGCGCGTCCTCACGCCGCACACCACGAGCAACCTGTGCTTCGGCGGGCCGCGAGGCACGACCCTCTACCTGACCGTGAGCAGCGAGTTCTGGGCGGTGGAGACAAAAGTTAAAGGAGGCTGA
- the moaD gene encoding molybdopterin converting factor subunit 1: MRLTVVFFARLKRELGVEAVTLDVPDGADVRAVAAQLERERGVSLRGCMVAVNETYATPDHVPQDGDEVAFLPPVAGGEGQEDTRCEVTEAALDLGAAPSFLVRPEYGAQAYFVGTVRSPNAGQEVEFIDYEAFAPLAERVMREAAELARGRWGELRVLLQHRVGRLRPAEASIVIGVASPHRRAALESCDFLIEHLKVHLPVWKHEAAGGQTQWVAGQTGHETL, encoded by the coding sequence ATGCGGCTTACGGTGGTCTTTTTTGCCCGGCTCAAGCGCGAACTCGGCGTGGAGGCCGTCACGCTCGACGTGCCCGACGGCGCCGACGTGCGCGCGGTGGCCGCGCAGCTGGAGCGCGAGCGCGGCGTCAGCCTGCGCGGGTGCATGGTAGCGGTCAACGAAACTTACGCCACGCCGGACCACGTGCCGCAAGACGGCGACGAGGTGGCCTTCCTGCCGCCGGTCGCGGGCGGGGAGGGCCAGGAAGACACCCGCTGCGAGGTCACCGAGGCCGCACTGGACCTGGGGGCCGCCCCCAGCTTCCTCGTCCGGCCCGAATACGGCGCGCAGGCCTATTTCGTCGGCACGGTGCGCTCGCCCAACGCCGGTCAGGAGGTCGAGTTCATCGACTACGAGGCGTTCGCGCCGCTCGCCGAGCGGGTGATGCGCGAAGCGGCGGAGCTCGCGCGCGGGCGCTGGGGCGAGCTGCGCGTGCTTCTCCAGCACCGGGTCGGTCGCCTGCGCCCGGCTGAAGCGAGCATCGTGATCGGGGTCGCGAGCCCACACCGCCGCGCGGCGCTGGAAAGCTGCGACTTCCTGATCGAGCACCTCAAGGTCCACCTCCCGGTCTGGAAGCACGAGGCGGCGGGGGGGCAAACCCAGTGGGTCGCCGGACAGACCGGGCACGAGACGCTGTAG
- a CDS encoding thioesterase family protein, which produces MRPIPAGFTQELTVTVTDEMTVDFGELGQVHPVYATYWMAKHFEEAGRKIILPFLEEGEGGIGSQVDVTHTASALPGMQVTVQATLDRVEGRRVYARMRAVNELGDEIGTGSTTQVVLPQDRIEAGFEALRERWQERRPGS; this is translated from the coding sequence ATGCGCCCCATTCCCGCCGGCTTCACGCAGGAACTCACGGTGACCGTCACGGACGAGATGACGGTCGATTTCGGTGAACTTGGTCAGGTCCACCCCGTGTACGCGACCTACTGGATGGCGAAGCACTTCGAGGAGGCCGGACGCAAAATTATCCTGCCTTTTCTCGAGGAGGGCGAGGGCGGCATCGGCTCGCAGGTCGACGTGACCCATACGGCCTCGGCCCTGCCGGGGATGCAGGTGACGGTGCAGGCCACCCTCGACCGGGTCGAGGGCCGGCGCGTGTATGCCCGGATGCGCGCGGTGAACGAACTCGGTGACGAGATCGGCACCGGCTCGACCACCCAGGTGGTCTTGCCGCAGGACCGGATCGAGGCGGGGTTCGAGGCGCTGCGGGAGCGCTGGCAGGAGCGCCGGCCGGGGAGCTGA
- a CDS encoding YihY/virulence factor BrkB family protein — MKLKPADLFTLIREAALAFGQDKAPRLAAAISYYAISSLAPLLLVAVAVAGFFLTNDAVVDRLFGPEGTVAQSLGEQAATTLRQVVENQDGLQRGSIIASVIAFVVTFMGATGLFVQLQDALNSMWGADPGPPQGIVNIVKTRVVSFLLILGIGLVLLLFLALNTWLSALAQTLGDSIGVGALFVRLGTFALSAVLLTPVFGAIFKFLPSIKLQWREVLVGGAITAFLFSIGQILIGIYFGRAAPGSAFGAAGTLVALLAWIYYSAMIFFFGAEATWVYSQKFGTRAGGAANPAKKAALAQRGAALDSEPSDQEAAAQAEAGRKGQPARDSRGRVIGTGSGRSRARTRAGSPALQTDGRLLPSLGGAVWNAVAALLALPAVLVLRVFGLTGRRR; from the coding sequence GTGAAACTCAAGCCAGCCGATCTGTTTACCCTGATCCGCGAGGCAGCGCTGGCCTTCGGACAGGACAAGGCCCCCAGGCTCGCCGCCGCGATCTCGTATTACGCGATCTCCAGCCTCGCGCCGCTGCTGCTCGTCGCGGTGGCGGTGGCCGGGTTTTTCCTGACGAACGACGCGGTGGTTGACCGGCTGTTCGGCCCTGAGGGCACCGTCGCCCAGAGCCTCGGTGAGCAGGCCGCGACGACCCTGCGGCAGGTCGTTGAAAACCAGGACGGCCTGCAGCGCGGCTCGATCATCGCGAGCGTGATCGCGTTCGTGGTGACCTTCATGGGCGCGACCGGCCTGTTCGTGCAGCTCCAGGACGCCCTGAACTCGATGTGGGGCGCTGATCCCGGCCCGCCGCAGGGCATCGTGAATATCGTCAAGACCCGCGTCGTGTCTTTCCTCCTGATTCTGGGCATAGGGCTGGTGCTGCTGCTTTTCCTGGCGCTGAATACCTGGCTCTCGGCGCTCGCCCAGACGCTCGGCGACTCCATCGGAGTGGGGGCGCTGTTCGTGCGGCTCGGGACGTTCGCGCTCTCGGCGGTCTTGTTGACGCCGGTCTTTGGGGCGATCTTCAAATTCCTGCCCTCGATCAAACTCCAGTGGCGCGAGGTGCTGGTGGGCGGCGCGATTACCGCGTTCCTGTTCTCTATCGGTCAGATTCTGATCGGTATCTACTTTGGCCGCGCGGCGCCCGGCAGCGCGTTCGGGGCCGCCGGGACGCTGGTGGCGCTGCTCGCCTGGATCTACTACAGCGCGATGATCTTTTTCTTCGGCGCCGAGGCCACCTGGGTCTACTCGCAGAAATTCGGCACCCGCGCGGGCGGCGCCGCCAACCCCGCCAAGAAAGCGGCCCTCGCCCAGCGCGGCGCGGCCCTCGATTCCGAGCCGAGCGACCAGGAAGCGGCGGCGCAGGCAGAGGCCGGGCGTAAGGGCCAGCCCGCACGCGACTCGCGGGGCCGCGTGATCGGCACGGGGTCTGGCCGCAGCCGTGCCCGCACCCGCGCCGGCTCCCCGGCCCTTCAGACCGACGGGCGCCTGCTGCCCAGTCTGGGCGGCGCCGTCTGGAACGCCGTGGCCGCCCTGCTCGCCCTTCCCGCCGTCCTCGTGCTACGGGTCTTCGGCCTGACCGGACGCCGCCGCTGA